Proteins co-encoded in one Arachis stenosperma cultivar V10309 chromosome 7, arast.V10309.gnm1.PFL2, whole genome shotgun sequence genomic window:
- the LOC130940935 gene encoding uncharacterized protein LOC130940935 isoform X1: MGRKKSKPHRSGGLIVETNSTAEAELDKRNVEGTSKGGNDDFVEVDIPYFVEVDRSGWLSGEHLDVSEVVLRDLNLREGFSGFELCEDFYQDPRYLLRFRVSNVNNVLSRIKLGHWPVLPYTDIHLEFVKRDAIDNLEQCTVLLSGIFDGPDEGVSGLVHLASLKFFTLRPVLGIRISEDISSLRVRVEILKCAFDACESLLDVSRQLWKRSMMNVMSWLRPEIVTSEVRYGFGSCMKMEVDPQAETGNNTSSNRKHTRFDPAGFYEAIKPSKSEPMLEDDIPELLPELRPYQRRAAFWMVKREKQMEESQRERERIQFHSPLCMHLDFLDTSTKMFFNPFSGNISLCPETSSPYVFGGILADEMGLGKTVELLACIFAHRRSASESDILVEPVPQVNEDQNVTLKRLKRERVECICGSVSESLKYEGLWVQCDICDAWQHADCVGYSARGKSLKSRHGCEGKTYKTTIAVRDGEYVCQMCSELIEVTESPIASGATLIVCPAPILPQWHNEIIRHTRSGSLKTCIYEGVRETSLSNTSIMDISELATADIVLTTYDVLKEDLSHDSDRHEGDRHFLRFQKRYPVVPTLLTRIYWWRVCLDEAQMVESNTAAATEMALRLHSKHHWCITGTPIQRKLDDLYGLLRFLKASPFNTYKWWTEVIQDPYEKGDMGAMEFTHRVFKQIMWRSSKEHVADELDLPSQEECLSWLTLSPVEEHFYQRQHETCVIDAHEVIESLRNDILNRKGPGSASLNSLSDSLITHSEAGKLLNALLKLRQACCHPQVGSSGLRSLQQSPMTMEEILMVLISKTKVEGEEALRRLVVALNGLAAIATIQNELSQAALLYHEALTLAEEHSEDFRLDPLLNIHVHHNLAEMLPQAADLALRVSSKEKQFSRTSRKHFIDKVDHCLLKRQKVSGCDDTKFSAASVELSNSASSLSEDDLNENQDVDDVAVCTVESLTAECEDLKQKYLSVFSTKLCAAEQEFQNSYMQVSNGFSDSKADQKMFWWLEALHHAEQNKDFSAELSRKIEEAISAAANSSKSSKIAARFRSISSLKYQIQTGLDQLETSRKGLLDRLLEIDQTMEKPNEEDIDRMGKCQTCQPNCDGPPCILCELDELFQDYEARLFVLKNERGGIISSAEEAVDLQKKNFALNHFLSKLSKSNHRATASQIDNEESKKRNVGQRVVVSRSASELELILGVIKNYCKGRLGRDIVTAATKHLHVFEGMRKEFGYARSLALAQAQYLRAHDEIKMAVSRLHLRANEDDKSLDALGEDELFAASSNFSHDKFMSLNMLSQIKGKLRYLKGLVESKQKLPLGSPDSSSLTQEITALPNSTEERGAVIFKADEETCPICQEKLGSQKMVFQCGHVTCCKCLFAMTENRLQHSKIHNWVMCPTCRQHTDFGSIAYAVDAQKESSNSVTPNTLDNCEKSEASITVKGSYGTKIEAITRRILWVKATDQKAKVLVFSSWNDVLDVLEHAFAANDITFIRMKGGRKAQVAISQFRGHESGKKGERPVSKSIQVLLLLIQHGANGLNLLEAQHVVLVEPLLNPAAEAQAISRVHRIGQKNKTLIHRFIVKDTVEESIYKLNRGRSNHSFISGNTKNQDQPVLTLKDVESLLSRAPLIMPEADENGNTNSNLRHLPPSMAAAIAAERRVNEQT; encoded by the exons ATGGGGAGGAAAAAAAGTAAACCTCATCGATCAGGGGGGTTAATAGTTGAAACAAATTCTACTGCTGAAGCAGAATTGGATAAGCGGAATGTTGAAGGGACAAGTAAAGGAGGAAATGATGATTTTGTTGAAGTTGATATACCCTATTTTGTTGAAGTTGATCGGTCTGGTTGGTTGTCAGGTGAGCACCTTGATGTTTCTGAGGTTGTCTTGAGGGATTTAAATTTGAGAGAAGGGTTTTCTGGTTTTGAACTGTGTGAGGATTTTTACCAGGATCCACGGTACTTGTTGAGATTTCGAGTGTCTAATGTCAATAATGTTCTTAGTCGAATCAAGTTAGGTCATTGGCCCGTGTTACCCTATACTGATATTCATCTAGAGTTTGTGAAAAGGGATGCAATAGACAATTTGGAACAATGTACCGTGCTGTTGTCTGGGATTTTTGATGGACCGGATGAAGGTGTTTCTGGCCTTGTTCACTTGGCAAGTTTGAAATTTTTCACATTGAGGCCAGTTCTTGGGATTAGGATTTCGGAAGATATTTCTTCTCTCAGGGTAAGAGTTGAAATACTAAAGTGTGCCTTTGATGCTTGTGAGTCACTTCTTGATGTGTCTAGGCAACTATGGAAAAGGAGTATGATGAATGTCATGTCTTGGCTACGTCCAGAAATAGTAACTTCAGAAGTTAGGTATGGATTTGGTAGCTGTATGAAAATGGAAGTTGATCCACAGGCAGAGACCGGAAATAACACATCCAGcaacagaaaacacacaagattTGATCCTGCTGGTTTTTATGAAGCCATTAAGCCTTCAAA ATCTGAGCCAATGCTTGAAGATGACATACCTGAGTTACTTCCTGAACTGAGGCCTTATCAACGACGTGCAGCTTTCTGGATGGTTAAACGGGAGAAACAAATGGAAGAAAGTCAGCGTGAAAGAGAAAGAATTCAGTTTCATTCTCCATTATGCATGCATTTGGATTTTCTGGATACAAGTACTAAAATGTTTTTCAATCCATTCAG TGGGAATATTTCTTTGTGCCCGGAGACATCTTCGCCTTATGTATTTGGAGGCATTCTTGCTG ATGAGATGGGCTTGGGAAAAACTGTTGAATTACTTGCTTGCATCTTTGCTCACCGGAGATCAGCATCTGAAAGTGATATACTAGTTGAACCAGTGCCTCAAGTTAATGAAGACCAAAATGTCACTTTAAAAAGACTCAAAAGGGAGCGTGTGGAGTGTATATGTGGATCTGTGAGTGAAAGTCTCAAATATGAAGGACTATGGGTTCAATGTGACATTTGTGATGCTTGGCAGCATGCTGATTGTGTTGGTTATTCAGCTAGAGGAAAATCACTGAAATCAAGACATGGATGTGAAGGCAAGACATATAAAACCACAATAGCTGTAAGGGATGGTGAATATGTATGTCAGATGTGCTCTGAACTAATAGAAGTGACTGAATCTCCCATTGCATCGGGTGCCACTCTTATTGTCTGCCCAGCTCCTATTTTGCCCCAGTGGCATAATGAAATTATACG CCATACGCGCTCGGGATCCTTGAAAACTTGTATTTATGAAGGCGTGCGGGAGACTTCTTTATCCAACACATCTATAATGGATATCAGTGAACTCGCCACTGCTGACATTGTGTTAACTACCTATGATGTGCTTAAAGAGGATTTATCCCATGATTCTGATAGACATGAAGGTGATCGACACTTTTTGAGATTTCAAAAGAG GTACCCAGTTGTCCCAACTCTTCTCACCAGGATATATTGGTGGAGGGTTTGTTTGGACGAGGCTCAAATGGTGGAAAGTAATACTGCTGCTGCCACTGAAATGGCTCTAAGACTCCATTCTAAGCATCATTGGTGCATAACAGGAACCCCAATTCAGCGCAAGCTTGATGATTTATATGGGCTGCTAAGGTTTCTTAAAGCTAGCCCTTTCAATACATACAAGTGGTGGACTGAAGTTATTCAAGATCCTTATGAG AAGGGAGATATGGGAGCTATGGAATTTACACACAGAGTTTTCAAACAAATCATGTGGCGTTCTTCTAAAGAACATGTTGCAGATGAATTGGACCTTCCCTCTCAGGAGGAGTGTCTCTCTTGGCTTACACTCTCACCAGTAGAAGAGCACTTTTATCAGAGGCAACATGAAACCTGTGTCATAGATGCCCACGAAGTTATTGAAAGTTTGAGAAATGAtatccttaatagaaaaggcccag GTTCTGCATCCTTAAATAGTTTGTCAGATTCTTTAATCACTCACTCAGAGGCAGGGAAGCTACTGAATGCTCTGCTGAAACTTCGTCAGGCTTGTTGTCACCCGCAAGTTGGGAGTTCTGGTCTGCGTTCCCTCCAGCAGTCACCTATGACCATGGAGGAAATACTAATG GTTCTTATAAGCAAGACTAAGGTAGAAGGTGAGGAAGCTCTTAGAAGGTTAGTTGTTGCTCTGAACGGGCTTGCAGCAATAGCAACAATACAAAACGAATTATCTCAAGCTGCATTGCTGTACCACGAAGCTCTGACGTTGGCTGAAGAGCATTCTGAGGATTTCCGCTTGGATCCTTTGTTGAATATCCACGTTCATCATAATCTTGCCGAAATGCTCCCACAGGCTGCAGACCTTGCCCTGAGAGTGTCCTCTAAAGAAAAGCAGTTCTCTCGAACATCCAGAAAGCATTTTATTGACAAGGTTGATCATTGTCTTTTGAAGAGGCAAAAAGTAAGTGGCTGTGATGACACAAAATTTTCGGCGGCTTCGGTAGAACTATCCAATTCTGCATCCAGCCTTTCAGAAGATGACTTAAATGAGAATCAGGATGTTGATGATGTAGCTGTCTGCACTGTCGAATCTCTGACAGCAGAATGTGAAGATTTGAAGCAGAAATACTTATCCGTGTTCAGTACAAAGCTATGTGCAGCTGAACAGGAGTTTCAAAACTCATACATGCAG GTTAGTAATGGATTTAGTGACAGCAAAGCAGATCAAAAAATGTTTTGGTGGCTAGAAGCACTTCATCATGCTGAACAGAACAAGGATTTCTCAGCCGAGTTGTCTAGAAAGATTGAAGAAGCGATCTCAGCAGCTGCAAATAGTTCAAAGTCATCAAAAATAGCTGCTCG TTTTCGGAGCATATCATCTCTGAAGTATCAAATTCAGACAGGCTTGGATCAGTTAGAGACCTCTCGGAAAGGTCTATTAGATCGACTGTTAGAAATTGACCAAACAATGGAAAAACCAAATGAAGAAGATATTGACCGTATGGGTAAATGTCAAACTTGCCAACCTAATTGTGATGGTCCCCCATGCATTCTGTGTGAACTAGATGAACTCTTCCAG GATTATGAAGCAAGACTATTTGTTCTTAAGAATGAACGTGGCGGAATAATTTCATCCGCTGAGGAGGCAGTAGAtcttcagaagaagaatttcGCATTGAATCATTTCCTCTCAAAGCTATCAAAATCTAATCACAGAGCAACAGCATCTCAAATTGATAATGAAGAATCAAAGAAAAGGAATGTTGGACAGAGAGTTGTG GTTTCAAGATCAGCATCTGAATTGGAGCTTATTCTCGGTGTTATAAAGAACTATTGCAAGGGTCGATTGGGAAGGGACATTGTCACAGCAGCAACCAAGCATTTACATGTTTTTGAG GGAATGAGGAAGGAGTTTGGCTATGCGAGATCTTTAGCTCTAGCTCAAGCTCAGTACCTACGGGCCCATGATGAAATAAAGATGGCTGTTTCCCGTTTGCACTTAAGGGCAAATGAGGATGATAAATCTCTTGATGCTTTAGGTGAAGATGAGCTATTTGCAGCTAGCTCAAACTTTTCGCATGATAAGTTTATGTCGTTGAACATGTTGTCACAGATAAAAGGAAAGCTCCGCTACTTAAAG GGTTTGGTAGAATCTAAGCAAAAGCTGCCATTGGGAAGTCCAGATAGTTCTTCATTAACTCAAGAGATAACTGCATTGCCAAACTCTACAGAAGAGAGGGGTGCAGTCATATTTAAAGCTGATGAAGAAACATGTCCAATTTGCCAAGAAAAGCTTGGCAGTCAGAAAATGGTATTTCAATGTGGGCATGTTACGTGCTGCAAAT GTTTATTTGCTATGACTGAGAATAGGCTTCAACATAGCAAGATTCACAATTGGGTTATGTGCCCAACATGTCGACAGCATACAGATTTTGGAAGCATTGCTTATGCTGTTGATGCACAGAAGGAATCTTCTAATTCTGTAACACCTAATACACTTGACAACTGTGAAAAAAGTGAAGCATCCATTACTGTCAAAGGCTCATATGGAACTAAG ATTGAAGCTATCACTAGAAGAATCTTGTGGGTAAAGGCTACAGATCAAAAAGCAAAAGTTCTTGTGTTTTCTAGTTGGAATGACGTACTTGATGTATTGGAGCATGCCTTTGCTGCAAATGACATTACATTCATCCGCATGAAAGGAGGCAG GAAAGCACAAGTTGCTATCAGTCAATTTAGAGGACACGAGAGTGGCAAGAAAGGTGAGAGGCCAGTGTCAAAATCTATTCAGGTGTTATTGCTTTTAATCCAACATGGAGCCAATGGCCTCAATCTCTTGGAAGCACAGCATGTGGTCCTTGTAGAGCCATTACTCAATCCGGCTGCTGAAGCACAAGCGATCAGTCGTGTACATCGTATCGGCCAAAAGAACAAGACCCTCATTCATCGTTTCATT GTCAAAGACACTGTAGAAGAGAGCATATACAAGCTAAACAGAGGCAGGAGCAATCATTCATTCATTAGTGGGAACACAAAAAATCAAGATCAACCTGTTTTGACTCTGAAGGATGTGGAATCCTTACTATCAAGAGCCCCACTAATAATGCCAGAAGCTGATGAAAATGGCAACACAAATTCAAATCTAAGGCATTTGCCGCCATCAATGGCTGCGGCGATTGCCGCTGAGAGAAGAGTCAATGAGCAAACATGA
- the LOC130940935 gene encoding uncharacterized protein LOC130940935 isoform X2 yields MGRKKSKPHRSGGLIVETNSTAEAELDKRNVEGTSKGGNDDFVEVDIPYFVEVDRSGWLSGEHLDVSEVVLRDLNLREGFSGFELCEDFYQDPRYLLRFRVSNVNNVLSRIKLGHWPVLPYTDIHLEFVKRDAIDNLEQCTVLLSGIFDGPDEGVSGLVHLASLKFFTLRPVLGIRISEDISSLRVRVEILKCAFDACESLLDVSRQLWKRSMMNVMSWLRPEIVTSEVRYGFGSCMKMEVDPQAETGNNTSSNRKHTRFDPAGFYEAIKPSKSEPMLEDDIPELLPELRPYQRRAAFWMVKREKQMEESQRERERIQFHSPLCMHLDFLDTSTKMFFNPFSGNISLCPETSSPYVFGGILADEMGLGKTVELLACIFAHRRSASESDILVEPVPQVNEDQNVTLKRLKRERVECICGSVSESLKYEGLWVQCDICDAWQHADCVGYSARGKSLKSRHGCEGKTYKTTIAVRDGEYVCQMCSELIEVTESPIASGATLIVCPAPILPQWHNEIIRHTRSGSLKTCIYEGVRETSLSNTSIMDISELATADIVLTTYDVLKEDLSHDSDRHEGDRHFLRFQKRYPVVPTLLTRIYWWRVCLDEAQMVESNTAAATEMALRLHSKHHWCITGTPIQRKLDDLYGLLRFLKASPFNTYKWWTEVIQDPYEKGDMGAMEFTHRVFKQIMWRSSKEHVADELDLPSQEECLSWLTLSPVEEHFYQRQHETCVIDAHEVIESLRNDILNRKGPGSASLNSLSDSLITHSEAGKLLNALLKLRQACCHPQVGSSGLRSLQQSPMTMEEILMVLISKTKVEGEEALRRLVVALNGLAAIATIQNELSQAALLYHEALTLAEEHSEDFRLDPLLNIHVHHNLAEMLPQAADLALRVSSKEKQFSRTSRKHFIDKVDHCLLKRQKVSGCDDTKFSAASVELSNSASSLSEDDLNENQDVDDVAVCTVESLTAECEDLKQKYLSVFSTKLCAAEQEFQNSYMQVSNGFSDSKADQKMFWWLEALHHAEQNKDFSAELSRKIEEAISAAANSSKSSKIAARFRSISSLKYQIQTGLDQLETSRKGLLDRLLEIDQTMEKPNEEDIDRMGKCQTCQPNCDGPPCILCELDELFQDYEARLFVLKNERGGIISSAEEAVDLQKKNFALNHFLSKLSKSNHRATASQIDNEESKKRNVGQRVVVSRSASELELILGVIKNYCKGRLGRDIVTAATKHLHVFEGMRKEFGYARSLALAQAQYLRAHDEIKMAVSRLHLRANEDDKSLDALGEDELFAASSNFSHDKFMSLNMLSQIKGKLRYLKGLVESKQKLPLGSPDSSSLTQEITALPNSTEERGAVIFKADEETCPICQEKLGSQKMVFQCGHVTCCKLLRNNGSH; encoded by the exons ATGGGGAGGAAAAAAAGTAAACCTCATCGATCAGGGGGGTTAATAGTTGAAACAAATTCTACTGCTGAAGCAGAATTGGATAAGCGGAATGTTGAAGGGACAAGTAAAGGAGGAAATGATGATTTTGTTGAAGTTGATATACCCTATTTTGTTGAAGTTGATCGGTCTGGTTGGTTGTCAGGTGAGCACCTTGATGTTTCTGAGGTTGTCTTGAGGGATTTAAATTTGAGAGAAGGGTTTTCTGGTTTTGAACTGTGTGAGGATTTTTACCAGGATCCACGGTACTTGTTGAGATTTCGAGTGTCTAATGTCAATAATGTTCTTAGTCGAATCAAGTTAGGTCATTGGCCCGTGTTACCCTATACTGATATTCATCTAGAGTTTGTGAAAAGGGATGCAATAGACAATTTGGAACAATGTACCGTGCTGTTGTCTGGGATTTTTGATGGACCGGATGAAGGTGTTTCTGGCCTTGTTCACTTGGCAAGTTTGAAATTTTTCACATTGAGGCCAGTTCTTGGGATTAGGATTTCGGAAGATATTTCTTCTCTCAGGGTAAGAGTTGAAATACTAAAGTGTGCCTTTGATGCTTGTGAGTCACTTCTTGATGTGTCTAGGCAACTATGGAAAAGGAGTATGATGAATGTCATGTCTTGGCTACGTCCAGAAATAGTAACTTCAGAAGTTAGGTATGGATTTGGTAGCTGTATGAAAATGGAAGTTGATCCACAGGCAGAGACCGGAAATAACACATCCAGcaacagaaaacacacaagattTGATCCTGCTGGTTTTTATGAAGCCATTAAGCCTTCAAA ATCTGAGCCAATGCTTGAAGATGACATACCTGAGTTACTTCCTGAACTGAGGCCTTATCAACGACGTGCAGCTTTCTGGATGGTTAAACGGGAGAAACAAATGGAAGAAAGTCAGCGTGAAAGAGAAAGAATTCAGTTTCATTCTCCATTATGCATGCATTTGGATTTTCTGGATACAAGTACTAAAATGTTTTTCAATCCATTCAG TGGGAATATTTCTTTGTGCCCGGAGACATCTTCGCCTTATGTATTTGGAGGCATTCTTGCTG ATGAGATGGGCTTGGGAAAAACTGTTGAATTACTTGCTTGCATCTTTGCTCACCGGAGATCAGCATCTGAAAGTGATATACTAGTTGAACCAGTGCCTCAAGTTAATGAAGACCAAAATGTCACTTTAAAAAGACTCAAAAGGGAGCGTGTGGAGTGTATATGTGGATCTGTGAGTGAAAGTCTCAAATATGAAGGACTATGGGTTCAATGTGACATTTGTGATGCTTGGCAGCATGCTGATTGTGTTGGTTATTCAGCTAGAGGAAAATCACTGAAATCAAGACATGGATGTGAAGGCAAGACATATAAAACCACAATAGCTGTAAGGGATGGTGAATATGTATGTCAGATGTGCTCTGAACTAATAGAAGTGACTGAATCTCCCATTGCATCGGGTGCCACTCTTATTGTCTGCCCAGCTCCTATTTTGCCCCAGTGGCATAATGAAATTATACG CCATACGCGCTCGGGATCCTTGAAAACTTGTATTTATGAAGGCGTGCGGGAGACTTCTTTATCCAACACATCTATAATGGATATCAGTGAACTCGCCACTGCTGACATTGTGTTAACTACCTATGATGTGCTTAAAGAGGATTTATCCCATGATTCTGATAGACATGAAGGTGATCGACACTTTTTGAGATTTCAAAAGAG GTACCCAGTTGTCCCAACTCTTCTCACCAGGATATATTGGTGGAGGGTTTGTTTGGACGAGGCTCAAATGGTGGAAAGTAATACTGCTGCTGCCACTGAAATGGCTCTAAGACTCCATTCTAAGCATCATTGGTGCATAACAGGAACCCCAATTCAGCGCAAGCTTGATGATTTATATGGGCTGCTAAGGTTTCTTAAAGCTAGCCCTTTCAATACATACAAGTGGTGGACTGAAGTTATTCAAGATCCTTATGAG AAGGGAGATATGGGAGCTATGGAATTTACACACAGAGTTTTCAAACAAATCATGTGGCGTTCTTCTAAAGAACATGTTGCAGATGAATTGGACCTTCCCTCTCAGGAGGAGTGTCTCTCTTGGCTTACACTCTCACCAGTAGAAGAGCACTTTTATCAGAGGCAACATGAAACCTGTGTCATAGATGCCCACGAAGTTATTGAAAGTTTGAGAAATGAtatccttaatagaaaaggcccag GTTCTGCATCCTTAAATAGTTTGTCAGATTCTTTAATCACTCACTCAGAGGCAGGGAAGCTACTGAATGCTCTGCTGAAACTTCGTCAGGCTTGTTGTCACCCGCAAGTTGGGAGTTCTGGTCTGCGTTCCCTCCAGCAGTCACCTATGACCATGGAGGAAATACTAATG GTTCTTATAAGCAAGACTAAGGTAGAAGGTGAGGAAGCTCTTAGAAGGTTAGTTGTTGCTCTGAACGGGCTTGCAGCAATAGCAACAATACAAAACGAATTATCTCAAGCTGCATTGCTGTACCACGAAGCTCTGACGTTGGCTGAAGAGCATTCTGAGGATTTCCGCTTGGATCCTTTGTTGAATATCCACGTTCATCATAATCTTGCCGAAATGCTCCCACAGGCTGCAGACCTTGCCCTGAGAGTGTCCTCTAAAGAAAAGCAGTTCTCTCGAACATCCAGAAAGCATTTTATTGACAAGGTTGATCATTGTCTTTTGAAGAGGCAAAAAGTAAGTGGCTGTGATGACACAAAATTTTCGGCGGCTTCGGTAGAACTATCCAATTCTGCATCCAGCCTTTCAGAAGATGACTTAAATGAGAATCAGGATGTTGATGATGTAGCTGTCTGCACTGTCGAATCTCTGACAGCAGAATGTGAAGATTTGAAGCAGAAATACTTATCCGTGTTCAGTACAAAGCTATGTGCAGCTGAACAGGAGTTTCAAAACTCATACATGCAG GTTAGTAATGGATTTAGTGACAGCAAAGCAGATCAAAAAATGTTTTGGTGGCTAGAAGCACTTCATCATGCTGAACAGAACAAGGATTTCTCAGCCGAGTTGTCTAGAAAGATTGAAGAAGCGATCTCAGCAGCTGCAAATAGTTCAAAGTCATCAAAAATAGCTGCTCG TTTTCGGAGCATATCATCTCTGAAGTATCAAATTCAGACAGGCTTGGATCAGTTAGAGACCTCTCGGAAAGGTCTATTAGATCGACTGTTAGAAATTGACCAAACAATGGAAAAACCAAATGAAGAAGATATTGACCGTATGGGTAAATGTCAAACTTGCCAACCTAATTGTGATGGTCCCCCATGCATTCTGTGTGAACTAGATGAACTCTTCCAG GATTATGAAGCAAGACTATTTGTTCTTAAGAATGAACGTGGCGGAATAATTTCATCCGCTGAGGAGGCAGTAGAtcttcagaagaagaatttcGCATTGAATCATTTCCTCTCAAAGCTATCAAAATCTAATCACAGAGCAACAGCATCTCAAATTGATAATGAAGAATCAAAGAAAAGGAATGTTGGACAGAGAGTTGTG GTTTCAAGATCAGCATCTGAATTGGAGCTTATTCTCGGTGTTATAAAGAACTATTGCAAGGGTCGATTGGGAAGGGACATTGTCACAGCAGCAACCAAGCATTTACATGTTTTTGAG GGAATGAGGAAGGAGTTTGGCTATGCGAGATCTTTAGCTCTAGCTCAAGCTCAGTACCTACGGGCCCATGATGAAATAAAGATGGCTGTTTCCCGTTTGCACTTAAGGGCAAATGAGGATGATAAATCTCTTGATGCTTTAGGTGAAGATGAGCTATTTGCAGCTAGCTCAAACTTTTCGCATGATAAGTTTATGTCGTTGAACATGTTGTCACAGATAAAAGGAAAGCTCCGCTACTTAAAG GGTTTGGTAGAATCTAAGCAAAAGCTGCCATTGGGAAGTCCAGATAGTTCTTCATTAACTCAAGAGATAACTGCATTGCCAAACTCTACAGAAGAGAGGGGTGCAGTCATATTTAAAGCTGATGAAGAAACATGTCCAATTTGCCAAGAAAAGCTTGGCAGTCAGAAAATGGTATTTCAATGTGGGCATGTTACGTGCTGCAAAT tGCTCAGAAACAATGGTTCCCATTGA